The DNA sequence CAGATAGAACTTTACAGAAGGAGTTTCTCTCAAATACATACGCCGATCCCATAACCGAAGTAATACATCCTGTATACAATCTTCGATAAACGCAGATTCCTTCGAGAAACGCGTTGCATAATGAAACAGAGTAGAATAGTATTTTTGAGCTAATGCTCCCAAGGCCGCTGCATCGCCCTGTCGAAACTGCATCCAGTAAATGTGATCTTCGTTGGAAAAATATTCAGGTTGCGTAGACATATATTTTTCACACAGACAGGCCAAATAAACAATCCAAAACTTAAAATTAAACTATTGAATAATACAATACAATATTTTTTCAGATAAATCCTATTATTAACAAATATTTTCTTGATAAAATAATTGTTCTCATTACACTTATTCAGTCTAAATGGTGATAAAAGATGAAGGCTTTACCTTCAAGAATGAGTTTTCAGGAAACAAAAGTACTGAAACAGTATAGTATCTTTCTAAGAGCCAAAAACTACTTGAATTGAAATCAGACTAACTACTTTTGTTAAAGTATATTAAATTTCCATTATACAAACAGACATTTTTTACCTTTAGAAAAAGCGCTGTTTCAAGTATGAATTCATTTTTAACCAGATTATTCTTTGTCATATGGTTGTATATAAGTTGTGTAACAGAGGGAACTATCTATGGGCAAATTGGGACCTATGAGCCAGATACGATTGAATATTACTGTCCCCGACCTGCTTATTTTAATGAGAAGTTGACAGCAGTATACAATCAATACAATTATCCTTTAGATACCTTACTCTGTCAGTTTGAGGAAATTATGAATCGACTGGAGAATCCAGGTTTTTGCCCTACTAAAAAGGCTTGGGATATGATGCATGAAGAGCTGGAATATATTCAGCATTGTGTACATACACTAGAAGCACAACGATCTGATTCTATAAGATTTTATGAGAAGTTCTTTCGTCATATCCTTAATCAGCTAATTGAAGAAGAAGCTTGCTTTCTAATCAGCCATCATCAACTAATTGTTCTTGTTCCAGCCAATGCAGTATTATATTGTCAGAAGCCTATGAAAGATTATACAACAGAGCTATTGAGTTGTGTAAAGGATAAGTATACACTAGATGAATGGCAGAAAACATCAAAATAAAAAGCCGTGTTGGTTATAAGACCAACACGGCTTTTTAAAGGCTACTGACTACAGAGGTATAATCAGAATCGGAAGGCAACATTCGCCAGAATATTAAACGGTTTCTGAGGTGTACCGTTTGAGTTCCAGTATTGTTGATCCAGTAGGTTGTTTGCTTTGATAGCCAGACGATATCTGGGTTGGTCATAAAAAAGCGTTGCATTAACAAGTGTATAGCCAGGAAGTTTAAATGTATTGGTAGCTTCCAGCCAGGCATCACTTACATAGTTAGCCCCAATACCTAATCCTAGTCCTTGCACAGCGCCTTTTGTCATATGGTAGCTTGCCCATATGTTACCAACATGTTTAGGACTTGCTACTAATGACTTTCCTTCCAGAGAAGCAACCGACTTGGTATATTCATTTTCATTATAGGCATATCCGGCAATAATGTTCAGGCCATTCACCGGATTGGCAATCACTTCTACTTCCACTCCTTTGCTTCTTTGTGTGCCATCCTGATACATAAACGTTCTGCCATTGACATCTCCGGTACGGGTGGAGTTTGTTACGCTGATGTTATAGTAACTAATTGTTGCATTCAGTCTGTTCTGTACCATATCCAGCTTTACCCCTCCTTCAAACTGATTTCCATACTGAGGCTTGAGAATTAGTAAGGTAGAGTCGGGTTGTAAAACAGGAGCGAGATTGTTAAATCCATTCATATAGTTTGCAAATACAGCAACCCGATCTTTTACTGGCTGGTAAACAATACCCAGCTTAGGAGATAAGGACGTTTGTTTGTAGGCTCCACTGCGTTGATCGGTTGCGACTGTATACGTCCCATCTGTGGAAAATCTGTCTACCCGTAAACTTAGCATGATCATAAGTCGGGAAGAAATTGAAAATACATCGGATGCATATAAACCATAGCTGTTTGTCTGAGTAGCCGTACTAGTAAATCCTCTCTTATAAGCCAATTCATCCAGTTTATCAGCATTGATATTAGGTAATGGTCGGTTCACATTTACTGTGTCATAGGTTAGGGTTACCCGGTTTAACTTATTGTAGTTGTTGTTATAATCAAACCCAGCTACAATCCGGTTCCGGAAAGATCCTATCATAAAATCTCCTATGAAGTTTTGCTGAAACTGTGTATTCCCAAACGTTTCCGGTTTTTGGTTTCGTACTGTACGCAGAAACGTAGAGTCAGTCTGCATGCTTAATGTAGTCCACAGGAAATTCTTATAGAAGCCTTCTGAATACAGATAATTGGTCTGGGATGTCCATTGGTCACTTATCTTATACTCTATACGAGCCTGGATATTATTGATTCCATTGTTGATATCAATGCCATCGTTAATATAAGACCGGTCATATTGAAGAGGCAGGTCTTTAAAGCTTCTGGCAGTAACTCTGCTCAAAGATCCAATAGAAATAGCAGTGGTGGTAAATGTTCCTCTTGTAAAATCCATATCTACCAGAAACTTTAACCGCTTGCTGGCCTGGTATGAAAAGCTGGGAGCAAACGTATAGTTTTTAGAATACCCCTGATCCTGAAAAGATCCTTCTGATTGCCAGCCAGCATTTAAACGAAACAGAACTGCTTTGTCTTTGGTAAGAGGAGTATTAACGTCTGCTGTTATACGGGAAAGGTTAAAGCTACCTGTTGTATAGCTTACCTCACCTGCAAACTCTTCAAAAGGTTGTTTAGTAACATAATTGTAGACACCTCCAAAGGTTACATTGCGATTTCCGCCAAATAATGTTCCTGTTGGTCCTTTGAGAACTTCCAGACGTTGAAGAATAATGGGGTTGAGAGGAACAACGGCACTGGTTACCATACCATTACGCATACCAACAGTAGAGGCGAAGCCTCTCATACTCATGCCTTGAGAACCACCAGCCAGGAAGTTAGGAACTGCACCGGGAACATTCAGGTAAATGTCAGTTCGTTCAGTAACTACCTGTTCTTTCATAATGTCTTTGGTTACTACAGTATATACCTGAGGATTCTCCATATTCTTTAAAGGCATCCGAGCTACATATTCTGTCTCTTTTCTCGCAAAGGCATTGGTTTCAGTAACGACAATCTCATTTAACTGATGAGTGCTTTCATCAATCTGTAAGCTTAACCGGGTTGTTTTGCCAGCCTGCACTGTTACATTTTGTTTACTGGCCGTGTAGCCAACACCAGAAGCAACAAGAGTATAACTGCCTTCTTCAACATTCCGGATTGTGAACTTGCCTTGTGTATCAGTAGCTTCACCAAGTGCAGTTCCTTCCAATCCGACATTAATACCAGATAAAGGCTCTCCTTTACCAGATCGAATAGTACCTGTAATAGTACCCTTTCCAGTCTGAGCCTGAAGGGTGATAATGCTTGTCAGAATTACAATTAAAAGACTGGCTATTACTTTACAATAAAATGGGTAGTGGTTTGTTTTGCTCATGTACTAGAAAAGTTAGAGGCTTATTATTATTTAGATTAATTATAAACAGAGCAAAGTAAGGGAGAGCTTTGCATATACACAAGCATTTGTAAATTTTTCTGAAGCAGGATAGATACAGCTTTGACGAGAAGAGGAAAGTGACTATTTCCCAAAATGGGAGGAAGAAAACATCAGATTCCTATATGAATTAAACATAAACAGATCAAATTCAGCTATTTAAACAAGTAATAGAGCAGCAACTGTAAGAATAGCAGAATTTATTTTATTTCCAGAAACGACTGCTACTGTTTTTGATCTGATCCTGATATAAACCATACAAAGCGATCAGGGTCCAGGTGATGTTAATAAATGCAGAAGGATATGAGATGTCATAGATAGCGCTTACGCCAACCAAAATACCACCCAGAATATTGCAGAGATGAAAAGGATAAGAAGTAGAGGTCCATCTCTTACTAATGAGTAAAAAATAGGAGATCAGAAAAAGTAATGCACCAAACCAACCGAGTATATCAAAGATAAGTTTGAGGTTGGTCTGGTACATAGAATAATTGTAATTCCTTATTTAGTGATCCAGCGATTTACTGTGTTGTACTTGCCTTCCAGCACTACCTTGTAAAAGTCTGAAGCAGGTACATTGCTCAAATCTACTGCAAATTTTCCATCTTTTACTGGTACTTCACCTAAGAGTGTATAGGTGTCAAACTTTCCGGTTTCTTTATAGCCATTGCTGGTAGTAATCCATACTTTCACTTTTCCTTCCGTATCTATAGGTTTCCAACTTACGTCCAGCGCTTTAGCAGTTTTAATGGCTTTAGGCTGAACCAGCGATACTTTACCTACCAGAGGTACACCATCCAGTTCACGAAGTTCGTCAGCAGACAAGGATACATCCAGAAAACGGGCAAGAGTGGGAAGAATATCCACTACACTTACAGGTGATCCTTTTGCATAGGTGTTCAATGGCTTTGCATTGGTTACAATCCAGGAAGCACGTTCCCGTTCAGATTGACCGCCGTGGTTTCTTCCGGTTTTGGCGTCACGTCCATGATCGGTAGTCACAATGATTACCCATTCTTCTTTATTCTCCTTTTGTCTGAGTTTGATAGCATCCCAGAGTTGGCCAATGCGTTTATCAGCAGCTTTTACGGCATCATTGTATTTTTCACTGTCACCATACATATGTCCCATGTCATCCGTAAACTCCAGATATACCCATGACAAATCGGGGCCTTTCTCTTTGATATAACGGGCAGCCTCATCGGTAACAGCCTGATCAATATCAGACATAAACTTTCGCTGTTTATCATGTGGGTACTTTACCGTATCCAGCTCCAGACCGTCAAAGTGATAGTCTAGCTTGATACCATTGGTCTGAGGTAATCCCTCTCCTATCAGTTTGGTCCGGTTATCTTCCCAGCTTGAAAACACAGCGGTTTGTTTATCAGGATACTGATTTTCAAATAAACGGAAAATGGTTGGATAGTGATAGTTAGGAGCCTTGATGTCATTGTCAGGTACATTGTGTTTGTTGAACCACACTCCGGTTAACACATTGGTGTATCCGGGTGCAGAGATAGTAGGCGTTTGCGTGTAACTATTCAGTTCACCACCTTGGTTGGCATTGATCAAGCCTCCTTCTTTGGCAATCTCATGCAGATAAGGCGTTGGCACCTTATCCAGGATGTCACGGGAAACACCGTCAATTATTACAAATACAGCCTTTTTCTTCTGCGCCATTGCTATATTGGCCATAAAGACCAGCATAACAATAGCGATATATTTCTTACTCATTTTCATTAGGTTTGTTTTCTAGTGTATAATCTCGTTTACCAGCCAAAGATCTGCTTCAGATTAGGATTAAGCAATACCTGATTCTGGGGAACCGGACGATAGTAAGACTTTGGCTCCTGAAATGTACCATTATCGGTGGAAGTTTGAACAGTTCCGGACGTACCATTCTTTAGGAAGACCCCAGCATCCTGTCCGATAGATCCAGTCCGGTAATAGATGAAATCTTTCCCTAATGTATTCTTTTCTTTTACAGCAGGAATTGATTCATTGTTGTTCAGCAAAATAATATCCGGAACACCATCGCCTGTGAGGTCGTGTTTGCCCAGGCCAGAAAAATAGATTCCTTCCTGTTCTTTTTCCAGAAGTTTTCCTGCATTCCAACGCATCAAATCATCGTAACGATAACCTTCCAGTGCCATTTCGATACGACGTTCTCTACGGATTTCCAACAAAACAGGTCGCTGTGCTGTACTTGTGTTCGGATACTTTGCATCCTGTACCGGATCAACAGCCGGAGTAAGGGAAAGTTGAGGCATACCTACACGGTTGCGTAGCAGATTGATACTTTGATCCAGATCACCCTGTGTCAGGGTACCTAGTTCAGCTTTTGCTTCTGCATAGGTTAATAGTATTTCAGCATAACGCAATACCGGAATATCCAGATTGTTTTGTACCACAGTACTTGGATCATTCACAAATCCTTTGATCTGATGATATCCTGTGAAGTTTTTAGCCAGTTGCTGTACATACAAACCACCTCCCTGCGAGTAGGTATCTACGTTTAAGAGGTTAAAACCAGGATACGCATACGTCTGACTTAACCGTGGGTCACGATTTTCAAATTCTTTGACAAACGGAAATGTAGTATATCCTGGCTGGTTAGTATAATACGATCCATCTGCCATGAGATAATCCTGTAACAGATCTTTGGTAGGAGACACTTCATAATTTCCAAATACAGTCTCATTCCAGCCACTATTACGGATGCCATTCTCACTATAGGTAGCCAGTAGTACTTCAGGATTGCCATTCAGGTTTTGCTGAACAAACAGATTCATGTAATCCTGTGTCGGGCTTCCGGTTGTGTAGAGTCTAAACTTACCTCCATCCATAATATTTTTAGATACATCGGCTGCCAGTTGCAGGAACTGTGATGCAGTGCTTTCTAGGGCTAACTCGGAATGGTATCTTCGGTATGTACCTTCATACAAGGCAAACTTTGCCTGATAGGCTTTCACAATCCAGCGATTAACAGCACCTGACTCTGAAGTTTCATTTACATGTTCTGCAGCAAATGCATAGTCTTCCATAATCTTCTCTACGACCAGAGAACGAGGGTCTCGTTCCTTCATCAGTAGTTCGGTATCATTGGTGTTGATCACCTGATCATACCAGGGAACGTCAGAATACCGCTTTACTTTATTTACATAAAATTGAGCTCTGAAAAAGCGAGCTAATCCTTCATAATGATTCAGGACATCCTCTGACAAGGGGGCTTTTCTAAAATTTGCCAGAAAATAGTTTACACTTCGAAGCTGTTCCCAATTCCAGCCATTTGGAAATGCAGATGCAGTAGGGTTACCACCCATCACCAGTTTAATCTCAGTTGCTCCTGTTGTAGCTGCATTGTCAGTGGATTGGTCATCATTATAGATGCCCCAACCAGGAAAATTGTACATGTTATTGATATACAACTTAAGATCCTGCTCTCCATTGAAGAAATTATCACTACCAATGGAAGTTGAGGGTTGACGGTCCAGAAAATCATTGTTACAGGCAGAGAAGCTAAGTGCTGCTAAACCCATCCCTACTATATATGTATGTATTCGTTTCATGGTTTGATTTAGTTAGAAAGTCACATTCAAGCCGAAGGAGTATCTTCTTTGCCAAGGATATGCATATCCGTTGCCATTCCGATTCGTATTGCTGGAAGGATCAATACCGGCATTGGCATTGATTGCCTCCGGATCATAGAATTTCTTCAGCGCAGACCACTCATAGAGGTTTTCTCCACTCACATAGAAACGTACATTAGCCAGATGCCATTTTTTTGTAAGGACAGAAGGAAGTGTATATCCAACCGTCAGGTTTTTAAATCGCAGATAAGCTCCATTCAGCATATAACCTGTTTGTGGGATTGCAAGTCCTTTGGCATTACCAGGTGTAGTTCCCAGATTAACATCCGCCAGCCATGCTTGCAGGATTGGGTATTTAGCATCCAGGTTCTGGTTAGCAAGGCCTGCATTGATATATGACTGAGAGTGTTTGCTCATGTCAACTTCACTATCATTGTTTGGTCTGTAGAAATCGAGCAAGTGTTCATACCCACCAGCATAAGGTTGTTGGTAAAAGCCCCAGTATAAATAATCAAGCGGATAATAATCCCGTTTACCTACTCCCTGGAAAAAGGCACGAACATCAAACCCTTTCCAGCTGGCATTCAGATCTATACCAAAACGGTAACGTGGAGAAGTATTACCAATAATTGACAGATCTTTAGGATCTTTGGCAGTCAAACCTGTTTCAATAGCATTGTTCCCATCCAGATCTTTGTACTTAGGCCAGCCTGGTACAATAGCCAATGCATCCCATGGAATAATTGAGGATTCATTTAATGCGTCAATTTCTTCCTGGGTTTTAAACAATCCATCACTTTTCAATCCCCAAATCTCACCCAGTGCCATCCCTTTACGATATTGAGAGAAATTCTCGTTCGGATTGTCAAACTTGGTAATTACCGAACGGCTATCCGATAAGATGAATGTTGCACTGAAAGTAACTGGGTCTTTAGCAGTTTTGAAACTGTTCTGATAGTTGACAGACAATTCCCAGCCACGGTTTCTCAGATCGGCTGCGTTTTCTTTAGGCTCAGCAGCTCCTAGTACATCTGGCAAATCACGTCCCAGTGTAAGCATACCACGGGTATTACGCTGATAGATGTCAAACGCTACATTGATCTTGTTGTTAAACAAACTAATGTCTGTTCCAAAGTTAAGAGTAGTAACTTTTTCCCATGTATAGTCAGGACTTACCAATCCAGGAGTTGATACTTGCAAAGGCAGCGTTCCTCCAATCAGATAGTTAGACAATGAGGAATTCAGTGTAGAAATGTATCCATAATTAGATACAGACTGGTTACCCAATGATCCATATGAAGCACGTAACTTGAAGTTACTTAATACAGGTTGTAATCCTTGCATAAATGCTTCCTGATCTACACGCCATGCAGCAGAGGCTGAAGGGAAGAATCCATACCGTTTGTTGGATGGAAATCGGGAACTACCATCGTAACGGCCATTAAACTCGACGATGTATTTATCATTAAAAATATAATTCAGACGATAAAACCATCCCCGAATAGCCCAGTCACTGATACTCTGCCCCGCTGTAAGTTCACCTGTTGCCAGCCCTATGGTCGGATAGGATGGAGAGATTAGATTGGTTCGTCTGGTTTCGTTACCTTCTGTCCGAAAATATTCCTGGTTAAATCCACCCAACGCTGTAAACTCGTGTCTACTCCATTTCTGTGTGAATGTGGCATAGGTGTTCAGGACTGTGTAATTATCAAACTGGCTGTATTTTCCGGCATAGCTATTTCCTTCCTGACGAACATCATTAGGTCCATAGCCAATCTTGTAAGGGGTTTGATAATAACTTGAATCTCTTGCCCCTCTTCTATAGGTAAAGTCCGCATTGAACTTCAGTACGTCTTTAATCAGAGAGACTTCCCCATTGAATTGTGTCTGCAAGCTAAAATACTTACCAGAAGATTTTCCTCCCTCTGTCAGCTGAGCTCCGGTTCTACCAACCGATGTATTTGCCCAGGTTCCATCCGGGTTAATGTCATAATCAGTAGGAAACAAGTTGTAAATACTGGAGA is a window from the Xanthocytophaga agilis genome containing:
- a CDS encoding RagB/SusD family nutrient uptake outer membrane protein translates to MKRIHTYIVGMGLAALSFSACNNDFLDRQPSTSIGSDNFFNGEQDLKLYINNMYNFPGWGIYNDDQSTDNAATTGATEIKLVMGGNPTASAFPNGWNWEQLRSVNYFLANFRKAPLSEDVLNHYEGLARFFRAQFYVNKVKRYSDVPWYDQVINTNDTELLMKERDPRSLVVEKIMEDYAFAAEHVNETSESGAVNRWIVKAYQAKFALYEGTYRRYHSELALESTASQFLQLAADVSKNIMDGGKFRLYTTGSPTQDYMNLFVQQNLNGNPEVLLATYSENGIRNSGWNETVFGNYEVSPTKDLLQDYLMADGSYYTNQPGYTTFPFVKEFENRDPRLSQTYAYPGFNLLNVDTYSQGGGLYVQQLAKNFTGYHQIKGFVNDPSTVVQNNLDIPVLRYAEILLTYAEAKAELGTLTQGDLDQSINLLRNRVGMPQLSLTPAVDPVQDAKYPNTSTAQRPVLLEIRRERRIEMALEGYRYDDLMRWNAGKLLEKEQEGIYFSGLGKHDLTGDGVPDIILLNNNESIPAVKEKNTLGKDFIYYRTGSIGQDAGVFLKNGTSGTVQTSTDNGTFQEPKSYYRPVPQNQVLLNPNLKQIFGW
- a CDS encoding CBU_0592 family membrane protein; the protein is MYQTNLKLIFDILGWFGALLFLISYFLLISKRWTSTSYPFHLCNILGGILVGVSAIYDISYPSAFINITWTLIALYGLYQDQIKNSSSRFWK
- a CDS encoding TonB-dependent receptor; translation: MKTLYLSLLTFLLCHVLMAQQKISGTVKDDQGEALIGVSIQVKGTTTGTQTDANGHYSINIPGAESVLVFSYIGFVKQEIAVGNRKSIDVLLKNDASELSEIVVVGYGTQKKVNLSGAVDQVSAKALASRPISNTAQGLQGMVPNLNIDFGSGAPGAAANINIRGITSINGGNPLILIDAVPSDAVELNRLAPQDVESISVIKDASAAAIYGARAAFGVILIKTKSGSQEGVSVSYSNNLSFNKPTVLPNKITDPYIYSRLLELSTNNTPWDNVNYSDQFYQYAKERSDDPSIPGVRINPSDNKLWEYMGNRDWTRYFLSDYTFSQDHAVSISGRSSKTQYYISGNYNRQNGILKIAEDYFDRYSLRSKVNHQITSWISFGNNTYLTFTKRQTPSNYSISSIYNLFPTDYDINPDGTWANTSVGRTGAQLTEGGKSSGKYFSLQTQFNGEVSLIKDVLKFNADFTYRRGARDSSYYQTPYKIGYGPNDVRQEGNSYAGKYSQFDNYTVLNTYATFTQKWSRHEFTALGGFNQEYFRTEGNETRRTNLISPSYPTIGLATGELTAGQSISDWAIRGWFYRLNYIFNDKYIVEFNGRYDGSSRFPSNKRYGFFPSASAAWRVDQEAFMQGLQPVLSNFKLRASYGSLGNQSVSNYGYISTLNSSLSNYLIGGTLPLQVSTPGLVSPDYTWEKVTTLNFGTDISLFNNKINVAFDIYQRNTRGMLTLGRDLPDVLGAAEPKENAADLRNRGWELSVNYQNSFKTAKDPVTFSATFILSDSRSVITKFDNPNENFSQYRKGMALGEIWGLKSDGLFKTQEEIDALNESSIIPWDALAIVPGWPKYKDLDGNNAIETGLTAKDPKDLSIIGNTSPRYRFGIDLNASWKGFDVRAFFQGVGKRDYYPLDYLYWGFYQQPYAGGYEHLLDFYRPNNDSEVDMSKHSQSYINAGLANQNLDAKYPILQAWLADVNLGTTPGNAKGLAIPQTGYMLNGAYLRFKNLTVGYTLPSVLTKKWHLANVRFYVSGENLYEWSALKKFYDPEAINANAGIDPSSNTNRNGNGYAYPWQRRYSFGLNVTF
- a CDS encoding alkaline phosphatase family protein, with amino-acid sequence MSKKYIAIVMLVFMANIAMAQKKKAVFVIIDGVSRDILDKVPTPYLHEIAKEGGLINANQGGELNSYTQTPTISAPGYTNVLTGVWFNKHNVPDNDIKAPNYHYPTIFRLFENQYPDKQTAVFSSWEDNRTKLIGEGLPQTNGIKLDYHFDGLELDTVKYPHDKQRKFMSDIDQAVTDEAARYIKEKGPDLSWVYLEFTDDMGHMYGDSEKYNDAVKAADKRIGQLWDAIKLRQKENKEEWVIIVTTDHGRDAKTGRNHGGQSERERASWIVTNAKPLNTYAKGSPVSVVDILPTLARFLDVSLSADELRELDGVPLVGKVSLVQPKAIKTAKALDVSWKPIDTEGKVKVWITTSNGYKETGKFDTYTLLGEVPVKDGKFAVDLSNVPASDFYKVVLEGKYNTVNRWITK
- a CDS encoding TonB-dependent receptor translates to MSKTNHYPFYCKVIASLLIVILTSIITLQAQTGKGTITGTIRSGKGEPLSGINVGLEGTALGEATDTQGKFTIRNVEEGSYTLVASGVGYTASKQNVTVQAGKTTRLSLQIDESTHQLNEIVVTETNAFARKETEYVARMPLKNMENPQVYTVVTKDIMKEQVVTERTDIYLNVPGAVPNFLAGGSQGMSMRGFASTVGMRNGMVTSAVVPLNPIILQRLEVLKGPTGTLFGGNRNVTFGGVYNYVTKQPFEEFAGEVSYTTGSFNLSRITADVNTPLTKDKAVLFRLNAGWQSEGSFQDQGYSKNYTFAPSFSYQASKRLKFLVDMDFTRGTFTTTAISIGSLSRVTARSFKDLPLQYDRSYINDGIDINNGINNIQARIEYKISDQWTSQTNYLYSEGFYKNFLWTTLSMQTDSTFLRTVRNQKPETFGNTQFQQNFIGDFMIGSFRNRIVAGFDYNNNYNKLNRVTLTYDTVNVNRPLPNINADKLDELAYKRGFTSTATQTNSYGLYASDVFSISSRLMIMLSLRVDRFSTDGTYTVATDQRSGAYKQTSLSPKLGIVYQPVKDRVAVFANYMNGFNNLAPVLQPDSTLLILKPQYGNQFEGGVKLDMVQNRLNATISYYNISVTNSTRTGDVNGRTFMYQDGTQRSKGVEVEVIANPVNGLNIIAGYAYNENEYTKSVASLEGKSLVASPKHVGNIWASYHMTKGAVQGLGLGIGANYVSDAWLEATNTFKLPGYTLVNATLFYDQPRYRLAIKANNLLDQQYWNSNGTPQKPFNILANVAFRF